AGTTAGACCTACATGATTACTACTTTTACCATAGTATTTTGTTTCTGTTTGATCTTTCTGGTTAACTCCAAGTAGGATTGGCGTATTAGGAGCTCCATGCCAgaaatatacaaagaaATCCTTTACATCTATAATACCTTTCGGACTTGATCCTATGCTATCTCCATCTATTAACTTCTTATTTACAGTAAAAAGTTCTGTTTTACCAGGCCTGTGGGTATTCCTAAAGAAACCCTCCACCGGATTATCGAGATCCTTAACGACAATTATAGAAGTTTGTCTACTGCTATACATGGTAGCATGGCCGCTTTGGGGTGTTATTTTAATACCGAGATTTATACCATCTGAAAGTACACGTGAGGAGCAAGCATTTATCTTTAACTCGGCTCTAATTTGTTTCAATTCTGAATCTATCTTGTTTCCTACATCCCCTGGTTTTTGATTCCTGAATGTTCCGTACTCTTTCCAGCTATCCCCGCTCCTTTCTCTAAAGTACCAGTTACTTTCGTTGTTACCATGAAATTCCAGACAGATAAGAAATGGTTTTCCATTATCACAACTTGATTCATATGCTGAAAGTTTTATAACATCCCTGAATGGAAGATCATCCTTCGGGAAAGTATGATCTCTACCTTCTAAAATAAACTTAGATATGTTAAATGGTTTATCTTTGAAATCATCAGTTGATGTATACTCATGGACCGCAAACCCGGGAAGATTATATATGACTCCATTATAAAAACTCTTAATTCTAGTCTTGTGTAGAGTAACATACTTGGGATTATGACATCCTGTTACTCCAAACTTTATCTGAACAACTCTGTTAAACAGACAATTAAGAACGTCGAGTATATTTTGTAGATTTTGGAGGGTGTCTCCTTTATGTAATGGTCTCCATTTTTCATGTTTTGTACCAGGTTGTCCaatattttcaaaccaGAATGAACCTGTACCATTCTTAACCCCTATTTCGATTATGAGGGGATTCTTACGATCATTATCACCATCCCAATAGTAGACTCCTATGTAACTATAGTTATATGGATCAACTGGGATTTGAAGATAGTGGGCCTTTCCACCCTTCGGTTGATTTCTGTAGACAAGTTTATTCCCATTATATACGAGTACAGAATTTTCATTTATATTACTGTGTTTGTATCTGGTATATCCAGTTATGCCATTTGGAGCCTTTTCCTCTGAAATATTACCATTCACCCTTTTTTTACAAATTGGGCACCGGTAGATATAAGCTGAACCATAGTATATATCTACTTGATGGTATCCATAGAGACTACATGCTAGTGCTTGAAGTTTGTCttttagatattttgaACCAGAGGGAAGAAACTTATATGATTGACCTTCATTAATTCTTCTCCACTTTTTATGAGCATGATGTCCAgcattttcataccaatGTTCATCATTGCCTTCTTTTACCCTTATGAGAAGAGGTTTTCCTATACTACTTCCTAGCTCATATTGTTTGTGGTAATATGTCGTTACAGCTTGTAACTTGGTGAATGAGATGCCACTTGTGGTCTCAAGTTTTATGGTTTTCCAGTATAATGCAAGCTGTTTACTCCCAGCGTTGTGGGTACAGTGTCCATACTTATCCAGTTGAGTAACATTGTCTTCTCTTTTAGCTGTTATATCTTTTTCCTGGTTTATATAGCACGTGCATGTTCCGTGACATttcttggaaatatctatTAGCGTAGCCAtccatatttttatatattAAAAtcctttcaaaactctgagatccatgagtagtctcaatgcgaccaaagggagcagaccagtaccttagttactccctactcatccatacattcatcctccctcacaagtagctcactgtcagagagactatccacggaacaagatgagtatAAATACAGTAGCCAGTAGTACagtcaacactcacgtcagtagaaattagttcgtctattcaatcatcaacttccaccgagttTATGAGTGTATCAATGGACCATATGACCATACAGTAAAGACCATGTATTGAGAATCATGTACACAAAATCTGTTACGATTTAGTCAACCATCCCTCAGGGTCCTAAAGAATGTGTAATGTCTTAAAATAACTTACTGGGATGTTTATTCTCTATTCTACTATACACCCATTACAAGCGTCTAGAAGGAGATAACCATCTCTGCATGCAACTCCCTCTTAATCATCAACTCTTTAATGTGATAGACTGGGTGCACATTCTTCATGCAGTCCTCCACAATCCTCCTTGAGACCGTCTGTCCCTGGGTAAGAATATAACACTCTGTAAGAAGCTCCAGAGCCTTTAACGTGGACCCTCCAGGACCTATAAGACGTTGCCTcctctttataaatttatcctTGTTTCGCGACATGCCATTGTCAAGCGCCTTTTGGCTGTTAGACCGGGCATAACATTCTTGCCACATCTAGATTTGAGGCTTCCAGCCAGTGTTTAGGCGATGTAAATTGTGAGTCTGTAGTGCCTAGTAGGCTatatactgcattatgTGTTTAGTATCTGTGAGTCAGTATTTAGACTCTGGAGTAGTAGACTGTTCCATCTTTAGGTCCCTTAGCTTCTGATCAAAGTCTGTCTTATTAATCTCCATCCACTCTTCACcactcttttcaaagtacttccATCTCCTTGATAATCTTTCCACCACAATCATCTCAAGTAGCTCCTTATCGCCTTTATTATGAATGAGACAAGAAAGGCAGTAATCATAGCCATCAAAGTCTTCTTCTGATCCATATCTACTACCAGGCTTTGTGGGTTCCCATATGGACCTAGTCCCATCATTTACTTTTACAGCAAGATATCCAGCCTTTGGATAAAAGTGTCTAGTGGTAATACCCAGGAGGTCGACTTGGAAAATGCTACATTCATTAGTACTACTAGTTGATGCAAGGTCAAGTTCAAAGTCTGATTTCCATTCTGTAATAACTTTCAAAGTTTTCATCTTTTTTTCATGGTTATCACAGACCGTCCACTTTCCGTTCTGGAGTTCAAGATAAGTTTCCTTAGAAGTATCAGCTCTCTTAGTTACTACAAGGACCAGTTCAGGcttcttatccttgttaAGATAGAGCTTGGTATATTGGAATGCCTCTTCGGATGAAAGAGTATAAGCATCCTCCTCAGCACCGTTCATGAGCTTTGATACAGTAGTATCTTTATTAGGAACAATGAGTCTGATCGCGTTATCAGCGAAGGAATAGTTGAAAGAGTTGCACTTGTCCTCATCTGGACTGGATATATCAAGAGTAGTAGTGTATCTAGATGTTTGAGGAACTGGAGATTCGTCCACTGCCACATCTTCTACCCTTCTGTCATTACGTCTACGAGTCAAGGACGGTGCATGGTCTTCTTCATAGGCAGTTCCATTGGCCATATCCCATACCAGCCTTTGGCCGCTCgatctattcttccttgtcCCCTCTACAAAATTGCTGGTCACAATTTCATCCTCTGCATAGTCGTCTAGAACCTCAATAACGAATCTGCCGTCTGAAGTTTTTTGGGCATTGCAATGGCAGAATCCTAGTAGACAGGTTGCCAGAAGAACGGAAGAgaccttcatcttccctcCAGAATTCATCCATAAGGATACGCCATGAGATACTTGATGAGGATGCAGTGTATTAGCCCCGTAAGATGTGAAGAGTACAGGAataatgatgaagaatagacaaaatggatggggtgaagaagaagaataaaagaTATAATTCCTCACCTCAGCGCCAAAGGACAACCATATTAACCTCTTTTATAGTCTAAAGAACTGAGATGAAATCTTACCGTAGACTAGCTCGTAATATATAACCGTAAGCCATCCgttcattcttcttcccgTGTTGAGTTACTAAGGAAGATTGATAGGCATATGGTTTTTGGCTTGTCTGTACTCAACATGATTGCAGTAAGATTTGTTTTAGATATCTCCACTTCATCCTTGTCAGCACTACCAATTATCTTGGAGATTCTAAAGGGATTCTCTGTGCTGAAAGTGCATCCCAGAGGGCCATCGTAAGGAATTTAAGAGGTATAACGAGTATACCATAATTAAAAGTGCCGTACTTGTAAGTATATCATCTATTACACGGGTAAAAGGTTAATATGCGCTAGTTTAGAGGTCATCTGGCCAAGGGGAATGATAAGGTTTTCCCTTCAACAAACTCATTCTCATGCTTTCCAGCCGTTCCAACTAGTTTATGTTACTATAAtgatttcaaaatttggaagtaTCCAGATAACGCAAGAAAGGGCAGTGTTAGTGATGGTCACCAAGCCTGTGTCTTCTGCCTTGTCAGTGTCCAGAACATCATCCATGTTAATTCTCAATACATTCACCAGCTTTTACTCGCATTTTATATTCAGGTGTATTATAACTGCATTGTAATATGTAGTCAGATTAGACAAATTCTGCATTAGTGTCTATACCAGTCGTACCGGCTATAGCTCCAAATGTGTAAGGTGTCTCCCGTCCAACCCTTTATCTCATCCATTCTCTCTTACACATCTCATTTCCATGGGATGCTTTGGCCAAGTACCCATTCTTGACCTTTTCAGAGAGACTAGACAAGGACAACTTTAGAGCACTAAAACGGGGGTATGCATGGCGGCTGGCTGCGCCTGGATTCGGCAAACTGCTTTTCTCTAGTCCTGTACAGAGGCTCTAAAAGCTCGAGTCTGCAAATGTTTCTCTAGTAGCCAAATTTACCATCTTCCTAGTAGACATCTCATTTACGAGCGACTGCGCAAAGTTCCCGGAAACCTGAGCATCTCTAGCGCAAGGCTCATTTTTTGGTAGCCCATGGGAATGCTCACCGTTTGGAAATTCCCCTGTCTAGACTACACATTTAGGCGACCTTTTCAGGGTCAGCTCCGACGGTGCCCCAGATGAAGGAATgaatctcttccttcttctccGTACACATGGCCTTTACTAGCGGAGGAATGAGGACCGTTTCTCTCTTGTACGTTCTACATTTGTGTAGAAGTTGTCTTTGTCTGGCTGGACGTGATGGAGGTGGTACCGCTGACTTTGGATCTTCTCAAGTTGATTTGAGCAGCCTCAGGAATCCCCTGAAGTTAGACATCTCCAAGGTCGATAGTACAAATACTACCATcttggaggaggaagaaaggGGAATGAAGTCTAGACGATTTACTCCGCGCGCAGGGTTCTACTTCCAGAGCGTTGTCTACGGGCAAACTTCTCTATGGCAAGCGGAGCACGGCGCAAAGTGCGTCTCCGTAGGCGAGTACTTGACTGACAAGGCGGCTGTCATGCTCCTAAAGGTCCACGACTACGGCGAGGTGCTACTCCGTTGGTttgtaaaggaagagaataagTGGAAGAGTGTCACAGCCAAGGAAGGCGCCGCCAAGCTCGATGAGATGAAGAGGTCGAGGGGAGTAGAATCATTCTCATTGGACGTCTCCGAGGTGGATGAGACAAAGGTGGTTTTTCGCAGGGAGGTAACCAAAGGAACACCAAGGGTAACATTTGAGGAATGCAAACCAAAGGAGGGCTATCTCGTGTCCTCTGTAGTCGACTCTGGTAAGGAGCTACTAAAGCTAGAAGATGGCAAAAAGTTTCTACTCTCAACCCTCTTGTTTGATGAGAAAACTGCTCTTCTTGGTCTGGGAGTTGACGACGATCCCATCCCCAAGTTTACgtattttgaaaaggtagaCGGGGAATGGAATGTGATTACTACTGAGGATTACTACAAACACTCGGAAGCGCTGAATCAGGCTCTAAAGGAGTTCCGAGCAGTAAAACATCCTCAGCCACAAAAGGACCATTGGGAGGGCCTTGCCCAAGCAGCTCCATTAGAAGCTTCTGAATCTACTGCAGATACCGACGAGCCCGCAAGTTTATTCACTCGAAATATTGCTTATATACCCGAGTATACAACCCCTGCAAGTAAACTCGCTGCCAAAGTGAATGGGTTCCTATTCAACGTGGAGGAGGCTGAGGAAGATGCTGTTAAGGTTCTCAAGTTGAGGGCTAAACCCGGTGCTACTACCACTGAGCTCAAGTATGGCGAGGATCTTGTATGGTCCGGAGTGGGAACAATCTTCAATTCCTCATGCCCTTCAGCTACCCTCTACTTTGATGCTGAGGAACCCACCCTTGCCGTGGTAGATTCCAAAGACAGGAACAACAAAGTCAAGACGGTCTATAGACACAAGGATGAAGAccagtggaagaatggtCACGAGGTCAGTCACAAGAGGAAACTGGAGGAACTAAAAAGCAAGCACAAAGCTTGATACTGtacattaaccttgtaATGTAGTCTAGAATATTCATTGTCCATTGCATGCATGTATGTTCCGGGAACCATAAAACTAGTAAAAAACTTAAGATCATAGACGCTGTGACTAAACTGAACTCCCCGGTTTGGTGGGTGTACCTATTCcaaactgcattaaaacTTGTTCCCGTCTGGGCTTTAAAAGACGGTTAAATCCAAAAGGGCCTATATTTCTTCAAGCTACTTTTTGCGCTAAAGCCGCCCTCCTTACTTCAAATTATAAATCAAGATTCTGCATTTTATGTTTAAGTTGTGCGTTCCAGAGTTCCTTGTAAGGTCCCTCCTTTTCAATGAGTTCATTGTGTTTGCCTTGTTGCAAAATTTTCCCCTTGTCAATGACCAGGATGTTGTCCGCATTGACAATGGTGGAGAGCCTGTGTGCGATTGTTAGAACTGTCTTCTTGCTAGTGAGTGTAGTTATGGTCTCTTGGATGAGAGACTCGGTCTTGGAATCGAGGGCACTCGTGGCTTCGTCGAGGATGATGATTGGGGGATCTTTCAAGAAGCACCTGGCAATGCTCACCCTCTGCTTTTCACCTCCAGAAAGCTTGACACCCCGTTCTCCGACAACAGTGTCCAGCTTGTCTGGGAACTCTAGCACCCTATCGTATAGCCTCGCCTTTTTGAGGGAAGCGTAAATTTCATCGTCGGTGGCATCAAGCTTGGCGTATCTAATGTTATTCCTGATGGTATCGTGGAACAGTATAGTGTCCTGAGCGACCACTCCAATGTTGTTTCTGAGACTCTTTTGTGTGTACTCATTCACTGGCACACCGTTAATTTTTATGCTACCACTAGTGACATCGTACAACCTGCACAGCAATCTGCAGATTGTGGTCTTACCGCTTCCCGTGGGACCAACGATAGCAACAGACTTGAACTTGTCAAGTTTGAATGAAATTGAGTGAAGAGTGAGATCAATTGGACACTTGCCAGGCCTTTCCTTTGCCCTTTTGTGGATTTCATGTGCATCCTTGTCGTGCTTTAAAGCCCCTGTATTGTATGCAAACGAGACATTTGTATACTCAATCAATGCGGGAACTTCTTCGTCGCCATGGATATCCAAAGTTTTAGCGTCTGGCAAGTCCACAACTGTTGGCTGCGTCTTGAACAAGACAATGGCATCCTGCACTCCAACAATGGCCTTTACGACGGTAGAGTAAATGCTACCAAGGATAAAGAGCGGTCTGAAGAGCAAAAAGAGATAAGTCTGTATGGTGATTATGGCTCCAATGTCTGCAGTTCCAGCAAGGATATAAGTCGAACCAATGAAAAGGCAGAGGAAAATGGTCCCTTGCTTGATGACTTCCTGTGAAACGTTGATGAATGATAAGCTGTTCATGATCTTCCAGTTGAGTTTCTCATGCACCTTTACAGCCTTGACGAACTTCCTGACCTCAAAATCCTCGTTTGTGTAGTACTTTACAGTCTCAAAGTTGTTGATGCCATCAGTAGCAAGTCCATGGATCTCGTTATCTCTCTTTGCATGCGCTTCGCGGGTCCTTGTTCTCCAATTGGTGACCACAATTGTGATGACAAAGTAAATGACGAGTCCACAGAAGACGGTGACAGAGAGCCAAATATCCTTGAAGTATGCCATGAACAAGATGACAATACTAACCGATTCAACGACCGTAGGAACCAAAAGAATAACTCCAAATTGTGTGAATTCACGTACGGAATCCATTCCACGATACATTGATCTCACAATTTCTCCAGACTTGTTTTCAGCAAACCACTGATAGCTGAGTGTATGCAAGTGAGAATAGAAACGAAGTGACAGATCCGTTATTCCAATGCACTGGACATAACGATATGAAAGGTTCCTCATCTCATCGCAACAAATAGCCATGAAAGCGGCAAGTGAAAACATGGCAAGGTTGTAAATGGCATTAcccttttccttcttggATAGAGCTTCGACAGCTCTTCCAATAAAGTGAGGAGAAGAG
This region of Theileria equi strain WA chromosome 1, complete sequence genomic DNA includes:
- a CDS encoding hypothetical protein (encoded by transcript BEWA_026050A), producing MANGTAYEEDHAPSLTRRRNDRRVEDVAVDESPVPQTSRYTTTLDISSPDEDKCNSFNYSFADNAIRLIVPNKDTTVSKLMNGAEEDAYTLSSEEAFQYTKLYLNKDKKPELVLVVTKRADTSKETYLELQNGKWTVCDNHEKKMKTLKVITEWKSDFELDLASTSSTNECSIFQVDLLGITTRHFYPKAGYLAVKVNDGTRSIWEPTKPGSRYGSEEDFDGYDYCLSCLIHNKGDKELLEMIVVERLSRRWKYFEKSGEEWMEINKTDFDQKLRDLKMEQSTTPESKY
- a CDS encoding hypothetical protein (encoded by transcript BEWA_026060A), which codes for MAFTSGGMRTVSLLYVLHLCRSCLCLAGRDGGGTADFGSSQVDLSSLRNPLKLDISKVDSTNTTILEEEERGMKSRRFTPRAGFYFQSVVYGQTSLWQAEHGAKCVSVGEYLTDKAAVMLLKVHDYGEVLLRWFVKEENKWKSVTAKEGAAKLDEMKRSRGVESFSLDVSEVDETKVVFRREVTKGTPRVTFEECKPKEGYLVSSVVDSGKELLKLEDGKKFLLSTLLFDEKTALLGLGVDDDPIPKFTYFEKVDGEWNVITTEDYYKHSEALNQALKEFRAVKHPQPQKDHWEGLAQAAPLEASESTADTDEPASLFTRNIAYIPEYTTPASKLAAKVNGFLFNVEEAEEDAVKVLKLRAKPGATTTELKYGEDLVWSGVGTIFNSSCPSATLYFDAEEPTLAVVDSKDRNNKVKTVYRHKDEDQWKNGHEVSHKRKLEELKSKHKA
- a CDS encoding ABC transporter, ATP-binding protein family member protein (encoded by transcript BEWA_026070A), encoding MRPFYWPNRNTTFNKSYHLLRLLIVLAVVFLCCGKACSLSSPHFIGRAVEALSKKEKGNAIYNLAMFSLAAFMAICCDEMRNLSYRYVQCIGITDLSLRFYSHLHTLSYQWFAENKSGEIVRSMYRGMDSVREFTQFGVILLVPTVVESVSIVILFMAYFKDIWLSVTVFCGLVIYFVITIVVTNWRTRTREAHAKRDNEIHGLATDGINNFETVKYYTNEDFEVRKFVKAVKVHEKLNWKIMNSLSFINVSQEVIKQGTIFLCLFIGSTYILAGTADIGAIITIQTYLFLLFRPLFILGSIYSTVVKAIVGVQDAIVLFKTQPTVVDLPDAKTLDIHGDEEVPALIEYTNVSFAYNTGALKHDKDAHEIHKRAKERPGKCPIDLTLHSISFKLDKFKSVAIVGPTGSGKTTICRLLCRLYDVTSGSIKINGVPVNEYTQKSLRNNIGVVAQDTILFHDTIRNNIRYAKLDATDDEIYASLKKARLYDRVLEFPDKLDTVVGERGVKLSGGEKQRVSIARCFLKDPPIIILDEATSALDSKTESLIQETITTLTSKKTVLTIAHRLSTIVNADNILVIDKGKILQQGKHNELIEKEGPYKELWNAQLKHKMQNLDL